A region from the Gemmatimonadota bacterium genome encodes:
- a CDS encoding NAD-dependent epimerase/dehydratase family protein, protein MRVLITGGAGFIGSYFIERLIRAGSEVTVLDLAPCPYPGVHSIVGDVRDPAAVREAIQGVDRVLHLAAAHHDFGISEQTYFDVNEGAARVLVQAMEEHGVRELCFYSSVAVYGSTPPPRTEATPPSPEAPYGASKLAGEQVFRAWTDSGPDRTAWVIRPTVVFGPGNFANMFALIRQIARGRFLQIGEGTNIKSLAYVENLVDATFHLWEHVREPGFHVFNYADKPDLSSGRIADTIYRALGRTPPSLRVPLGLGLLLAKPFDWTIRLTGANLPISGARIRKLAEMETQFEADRIQQAGFSAAVPLSDGLSRMVRWYLDDGRFATPVRRLPPAEPLTSHYAATPPPSPVERP, encoded by the coding sequence ATGCGTGTCCTGATCACCGGTGGCGCCGGCTTCATCGGCAGCTACTTCATCGAGCGACTGATCCGAGCCGGGTCCGAGGTCACCGTTCTGGACCTCGCACCCTGTCCGTATCCCGGGGTCCATTCCATCGTGGGCGACGTCCGCGACCCTGCCGCGGTCCGTGAGGCGATCCAGGGGGTGGACCGGGTCCTGCACCTGGCTGCAGCCCACCACGACTTCGGGATCTCCGAGCAGACCTACTTCGACGTCAACGAAGGCGCCGCCCGCGTGCTGGTCCAGGCGATGGAGGAGCACGGGGTACGGGAGCTCTGCTTCTACAGCTCCGTGGCAGTCTACGGGTCCACCCCGCCTCCCCGGACCGAAGCCACGCCGCCGAGCCCAGAAGCCCCCTACGGCGCGTCGAAGCTCGCGGGGGAACAGGTGTTTCGGGCCTGGACCGACTCCGGGCCGGATCGCACGGCCTGGGTGATTCGGCCGACGGTGGTCTTCGGACCTGGGAACTTCGCGAACATGTTCGCCCTGATCCGGCAGATCGCGCGGGGCCGCTTCCTTCAGATCGGCGAGGGCACCAACATCAAGAGCCTCGCCTACGTCGAGAACCTCGTCGACGCCACCTTCCACCTCTGGGAGCACGTGCGGGAGCCGGGATTCCACGTCTTCAACTATGCGGACAAACCGGATCTCTCCAGCGGTCGGATCGCGGATACGATCTACCGGGCCCTCGGGCGGACCCCTCCGTCGCTACGGGTGCCCCTCGGACTCGGGCTGCTCCTTGCAAAGCCCTTCGACTGGACGATCCGGCTGACCGGCGCCAACCTGCCGATCTCTGGAGCCCGCATCCGGAAACTGGCGGAGATGGAGACCCAGTTCGAAGCGGACCGCATTCAGCAGGCCGGCTTCTCGGCCGCCGTACCGTTGAGCGACGGGCTGAGCCGGATGGTCCGTTGGTACCTGGACGACGGGCGCTTCGCCACGCCCGTGCGCCGCCTGCCCCCGGCGGAGCCCCTCACTTCCCACTACGCCGCGACGCCACCGCCCTCGCCAGTCGAACGGCCGTGA